A genomic stretch from Salarias fasciatus chromosome 10, fSalaFa1.1, whole genome shotgun sequence includes:
- the LOC115395685 gene encoding SLAIN motif-containing protein 2-like has translation MELRDQMKSDWSPYCQPATEFDHCSELNGSYMRPEDDSEPYCNIWTDAEPARVPTCSGHSFAMEARIRLDNLKSGCNPSSPRCGTKRMLFNYDSEKDLWDSEESALDMVDILDVEDDVHDEESWLYELPRKSVEEKESALKWCRHVLDNPSPEVEAARHALLNTLDQKSRRHVYRQPAVYHQAADVPLGSSSDMSDNSTHPTSGRLGNVFITDSGA, from the exons ATGGAACTCAGAGACCAAATGAAGAGTGACTGGAGTCCATACTGTCAGCCAGCGACGGAGTTTGATCATTGCAGTGAGCTGAACGGCAGCTACATGAGGCCGGAGGACGATTCAGAGCCATACTGCAACATCTGGACAGATGCAGAACCTGCAAGGGTTCCGACCTGTAGCGGTCACTCATTTGCAATGGAAGCCCGTATAAGACTGGATAACCTGAAGTCTGGGTGTAATCCATCTTCACCGCGCTGCGGCACAAAAAGGATGTTGTTCAACTACGACAGTGAGAAAGACCTCTGGGACAGTGAGGAGTCTGCTCTGGACATGGTGGATATCCTGGATGTAGAGGATGACGTGCATGATGAGGAGAGCTG GCTCTATGAGCTTCCCAGGAAGTCTGTAGAGGAGAAGGAGTCTGCTCTGAAATGGTGCCGACACGTCCTGGATAACCCCAGCCCGGAGGTGGAGGCTGCACGTCATGCACTTCTGAATACGCTGGATCAAA AATCAAGACGTCACGTCTACAGACAACCTGCAGTTTATCACCAGGCTGCCGATGTCCCCCTGGGCTCCTCTTCGGACATGTCGGACAACTCCACACACCCCACCTCTGGCCGTTTAGGTAATGTCTTCATAACAGACTCAGGAGCATAG